The sequence TCTAGGGGTTTATTGGTATGATGAGCTAGATACAAGTTCAGTTTTTTCTTGATATAAAGAATTTCTCTAGCTTGAATAGCGATATCTGCGGCTTGTCCTTGCGCTCCCCCTAGGGGTTGGTGAATCATAATACGAGAATTGGGTAAACTCATGCGTTTTCCTCGCGCTCCACCACTGAGAAGAAAAGCACCCATACTAGCAGCTAAACCAATACAGATAGTGGAGACATCGGGTTTAATTTGATTCATGGTATCAAAGATACCTAAACCCGCAGATACAGATCCTCCTGGAGAATTGATATAGAGATAAACGTCTTTTTCGGGATCTTCTGCTTCCAAAAAGAGTAACTGAGCCACAATTCTATTAGCTAAGTCGTCGTTTACCTCTTCTCCGAGAAAAATTATTCTTTCGCGCAACAGACGAGAATAAATATCAAAAGCGCGTTCACCACGACCTGAACTTTCAATTACGGTTGGAATCATCAATTTATCTTAGCTTACCTTTTCTTTTCATTGTAGCCATATTTAGCTGATTCAGTCGTCATAAACCTTAAAGAAGGTCTCGGTAATCTCTTTACCGATGGTATTAATCTTGGTTTGTAGTTTATCAAGAAATTGATGTAAACCGTCTTCCATCACATCCTCCATGGTTGTATAGCCCAATTCGGCACAGATACGACCTAGGGTTCTTTCTGATCCATTAGACCAAGTACCTACAGGCGTATTAGTAATTTGATGGAGAGATTGTTGTGTTTGGTAAAGACAAAAATAAATTGAACGGGGAAACTCTCGGTTTAAGATCAAGAATTCAGCAACACTATTAGGGGTAATACGATGTTGACTTTTACGGTACATTTCATAACCACTAGCGGATTTCAACAAAGCGATCCACTGAATTTGGTCGAGAGGAGTACCTACCCATTCGATCGAGGGTAATAAATAAAAATACTTTACGTCTATAATCCGAGTAGTTTTATCCGCGCGTTCAATTAACCTCCCCATTTGTCCAAAATGCCAACCATCGTTATGACTCATAGTCGCATCCATCACTCCTGCGAAGCGGTGACTAGCCAATTTTACTTCCGTAAAAAAGTCAATCAGGTTAACCGATATGGAGGTTTTGGCACTATCATTAACAAGATGGTAGAAGTTATTTACTTCTTGCCACATTTCCGAGGAAATAATCTCACGAATGGAACGAGCATTTTCTCTAGCGCGATTTAAACAAGAGAGAATCGAGTTAGGGTATTCTGAGTCAAAAGTCAGAAAATTAATCACATTTTCCGATGTTCCCCCACCATAACTACTTTGAAACTGAGACATATCCCCTGTGGTAGTTACCAAAGGTTCCCACTGTTGCTGAATTCCTGCAGGTAAATCTAGCATCAAATTGAAATTAACATCGATAAAACGAGCCACATTTTCCGCACGTTCGATGTAACGATTAAGCCAATAGATAGAATCTGCTACTCTACTTAACATAGTTATTTTTACTGATTGAGTACCCACGTATCCTTACTGCCACCACCTTGAGAAGAATTTACCACTAGAGAGCCTTTTTGCAAAGCTACACGGGTTAAACCTCCTGGATGGACATAAATATTATCCCCACCGTGGAGGATATAGGGACGTAAATCTACATGACGTCCTTCGATAGTCATTCCCTGATCATCGCTGATTAAGGTCGGTACTCGCGATAGACTCAAGGTAGGTTGAGCGATATAATTACGCGGGTTAGCGATGATCTTTTCGGCGAATTCTTCCCTCTCGGCGGGGGTTGCTGTTTTCCCCATCAGCATACCGTAACCTCCTGCTTCGTTAGCTGATTTGACTACTAACTGATCTAGGTGAGAAAGCACGTATTCTCGATCTTGGTCTCGCCAACAGAGATAAGTAGGAACATTGGGGATAATTTGGTCTTCACCGAGGTAATAGCGAATCATTTCGGGTACATAAGCATAGACTACCTTATCATCAGCTACCCCTGTCCCTGGGGCATTAGCTAAGGCTACACGTCCTTGACGATATACTTCCATTAGTCCGGGAACTCCTAAGAGTGAGTCGGAACGAAATACTAAAGGATCTAAAAATATATCATCTACACGACGATAGATCACATCTACTCTGCGTAAACCTTTGGTTGTCCGCATCTGTAAATAACCATCTACTACCACTAAGTCTCTACCTTCGACTAATTCTACTCCCATTTGTTGGGCTAAAAAGGAATGTTCAAAGTAAGCAGAATTATAAATACCAGGTGTCATTACCACTACCGTTGGACTGGGTAAATGGGGAGGGGCTAAATCTAAGAGGGTATCGAGTAGGTGACTGGGGTAGTCGTCTATGGGTTTAATCGCTAGGGTTTGAAAAATTGAGGTAAAGGTACTTTTCATCACCCGACGATTTTCTAAAACATAAGATATACCTGAAGGTACGCGCAAGTTATCTTCTAAAACGTACCATTGTCCATCGTTGTGACGAATCAGGTCTGTTCCCGTAATTTGACACCAAACTCCTTTGGCTGGTTTTATACCTGCACAGGGTTTGAGATAGCTAGTGGCTGAGTAGATAATTTCACTGGGTATAACTCCATCAGCGATAATCTTCTGTTCCCCATAAATGTCGTTGAGAAAGAGGTTTAAGGCTTGAATTCTTTGTTTTAGTCCTTTTTCTAACCATTGCCACTCGGAGGCTTCAATAATGCGGGGAATAACGTCAAAGGGAAAGACTCTCTCGATACCTTGATTATCACTATAAACATTAAAGGTTACACCTAGATTATACAATGCTCTTTGGGCTGTTTCGCGATTCTGGTAAAGTTGTTCTAGGGGTAATTGTTTAATCCATTCAATTAATGAAGCAGCGTGAGGTCTAGGTTGACCGGGACTGAGAAAGAGTTCGTCATAAAAGTCTTCTGGGTCATAGGTGGCTAGGGACACGGCTAATTCTCCTACAATTTAATTTATTATCTTATCTTATTGGTGATGGAACATTTTTTCTTACATGGTCTAGAAGGTTTAGAGGCTTCTCTATTTTTACTGGTTAGATTGATTAAGTTATTTCTAGAGGCGATCGCCGTTTTTTGTGTTTTCTATGGGTTATTAAAAACTCTCCATACTGCTTGGCAGTTTCGACGTCGTTATCATGGGGAAATTCCTTTAATTCAATTACGCATTTGTTTTGGTGTTTGGTTGGCTTTTGCTTTAGAATTTCAATTAGGGTCTGATATTTTAGCAACGACGATCGCTCCTAGTTTCGATAGTTTACTGAAGTTAGCCATTATCTCGGTGATTAGGACTTTTTTGAATTATTTTCTCAATCAGGAGTTAGAAAAACAGTTAGAAATGAACAAAAATCGTTAAAATTAAACTGACTAAATGGAGTTGTGCTGATGTCTCTATCTTTACCTTTGGATCAAATTCGCTACAATGAACAGGGATTAGTTCCGGCGATCGCTCAAGATTATCTCGATGGTACTATCTTGATGTTAGCTTGGATGAATCGCGCTTCTTTAGCTAAAACTCTCGACACCAGGGAAGCTTGGTACTGGAGTCGTTCTCGTCAAGAATTATGGCATAAAGGGGCTACCTCGGGACATTTGCAAAAAGTTCAACAGATACGTTATGACTGTGATAGTGATGCTATCTTATTAACTGTAGAACAGGTAGGGGATATTGCTTGTCATACAGGTGAGAGAAGCTGTTTTCATCAACAGGAAACGGGAAAGTCTTTACCTCCTGGTGATGTCCTTTCTGAGTTATTTAAGGTTATCTGCGATCGCCGTGATCACCCCAATGAGAACTCCTATACCTGTAAACTCTTAGAGGGGGGAGATAATCGCATTCTTAAAAAAATTGGGGAAGAATCAGCCGAAGTAGTTATGGCTTGTAAAGATAATGAAAGTGAGGCGATCGCTTCAGAAGTAGCTGATTTACTCTATCATACCCTAGTGGCGATCGCTTATCATCACGTAGATTTACGAGAAGTATATAAAAAGTTACACGAACGTCGTCAATAAAAAATTATGTCTCATCCACTCTATATAGCTTTTATTTGGCATCAACATCAACCTTTATATAAAAATAGTCAGGGAAAATATCTCTTACCTTGGGTTAGATTACACGGAACTAAAGATTATCTGGATTTAGCCTTATTATTATCTAGATATCCTAAGTTACACCAAACGATTAATTTAGTCCCTTCATTAATTTTACAGTTAGAAGACTATATTAAAGGTACAGCTTTTGACCCCTATTTAGAATTAACTTTAACTCCTGAAGAAAACCTGAATCTCAAGCAGAAAGAATATATTATTGAGCATTTTTTTGACGCTAATCATCATACCTTGATTGATCCCCATCCTCGCTATAGCGAATTATATTATCAAAAACAAAATCATGGTGAACAATGGTGTCAGGAAAATTGGACAAAACAAGAATATGCAGACTTATTAGCTTGGCATAATTTAGCCTGGATTGATCCTTTATTTTGGGATGATCCAGAGATAGAACAATGGTTAAAACAAGGCAGAAATTTTAGTTTAAGCGATCGCCAACGGATTATCTCCAAACAACGACAAATTCTCAGTAGAATTATCCCCCAACATAAACAGATGCAAGAAAGGGGACAATTAGAAGTAACTACCACTCCCTACACTCACCCCATTTTACCTCTGTTAGCTGATACTAATTCAGGACGAGTAGCAGTTATGGATATGACTTTACCAGAAAATCGCTTTCAATGGGCCGAGGATATACCCCGACATCTGCGTAAAGCTAAAGCAATGTATGTAGATAGGTTTGGTCAAACTCCAAGGGGATTATGGCCCTCAGAGCAGTCGGTAAGTCCTGAAATATTACCCTATATCGCTAAAGAGGGTTTTAACTGGATTTGTTCGGATGAAGCGGTATTGGGATGGAGTCTCAAACACTTTTTCCATCGGGATGAAACGGGAAATGTCTATGAACCAGAATTACTCTATCAACCCTATCGTTTAGTTACTCCCTATGGAGATTTAAGTATCGTCTTTCGGGATCACCGTCTCTCAGATTTGATTGGATTTAGCTATGGGGGAATGGATGCTAATCACGCTGTAGGTGATTTAATCGGACATCTAGAGGCGATCGCCCGTAGAATCCAACAAAGGGGATTACAAGACGAACCCTGGTTAGTGACTATCGCTTTAGATGGGGAAAACTGTTGGGAATTTTATCAGCAAGATGGGTTACCCTTTTTAAGTACTCTTTATGAACGTCTCAGTCAACAGGATAATCTACAATTAGTAACGGTATCAGAATTTTTAACTAAGTTTCCCCCTAAAACCATCATTCCTAGTCAACAATTACACAGTGGATCTTGGGTTGACGGGAGTTTTACTACCTGGATTGGCGATCCTGTGAAAAATAAAGCTTGGGATTTACTGACTCAAGCAAGACAAGTCTTAGCTAAACATCCTGAAGCAACCGAAGAGAATAACCCCGAGGTTTGGGAAGCGTTATACGCAGCGGAAGGATCTGACTGGTTTTGGTGGTTTGGTGAGGGACATTCTTCTAACCAGGATGCGATCTTTGACCAATTATTCCGAGAACATCTCAAGGGGATTTATCGTTCTCTCAATGAGAAAATACCACCTAATCTCTCTCAACCTGTAGATACTCACCACCAGAAACGAGATCACCTTCCCCAAAGTTTTATCCATCCTGTGATTAATGGTTCAGGGGATGAACAAGACTGGGATAAAGCAGGACGTCTAGAAGTAGGAGGGGCCAGGGGAACGATGCACCGTAGTAGCGTTATTCAACAATTATACTATGGATGGGATCACCTTCATTTTTATGTGCGTTTAGATTTCCAAAGGGGAAGCGATTTAAACCGAGATCTAGCTAGAGAGTTACATCTACTTTGGTATTATCCAGGTATTCCCAAACAGAGTAGCCCGATACCTTTAGCAGGAGTTCCCAATCAATCTCCCCTTAATTATCTCTATCATCACCATCTCGGGATAGATTTACAGAGTCAATCCCTCTGGTTAGAAGAAGCGGGGAATAGTTTCTCCTGGAATCCTCGTTTTACCCGTAGTTATTTAGTGGTTGATCACTGTTTAGAATTAGCTGTACCCTGGTCAGATATTCACGTCCAACCAGATTATAATCTAGAGTTAGTAATGATTTTAGCTAATCAGGGTCACTTCCAGGGTTATTTACCCGAGAATCAGCTAGTTAAGTTAGTAGTTCCCTAGGGGTGTTAAAATTTTTCAAAAATTAGGTAGTTAATCTATATGAGTACAGATAATCAAAGAAGTTTAAGAGTTTTTTATTTTACCGGTCCTGGTACACCTATTGGACCATATCAAAGCTGGAAAAAAGGAGAACTCTATCCCAAGGAATTTAATATACCTTATAGCACTCAGTTTTATGAAATTTGTCAAGAATTAAATTGTCAGGCTTATGTAGTTGGTTTAGGAGAAGAGAAACATGAGATAATTAAAGATGATCAATTTACTGTAGAACATTTACCCAAACCGAAAGTATTTAACAAAAATTCAGGTATCACTTACTATGTAAATGAGATTATTTATGCCTTTATTTTAATCTTCAAAGCTTTAAAATTTAAGGCTAATCTAGTTGTAGGATCAACACCAGTAGGGCTTTTCTTTATCTCATCTATTCTTAACTGGTTTAAAGTTAAGGTTGTGACTCAGAATGGTTGTGTTTTGATAAGCAAAGATGAAAAACAAACATTATTAAGTAAATTGAATCTCAGGCTAGCCATAAAAGCTTATCAAAAATACATTTATAGTTGTTTAAATCATTCAGATGATATAACTAAACAAATTCAACAACTTACAGAAGGTAAACATCCGCCTCTAATTAGATTTATCGCTAAATATCCTAGAAGTCAATTTCTCAAGATTAAAGATCCCGATTTTGATTTACCTACTTTTAACGTTTTGTTTATAGGAAGAATTGAAACTAATAAAGGTGTATTTCTTTTGCTAGAAATAGCCAAACAGTTAGTTGTAGAAGGTAAAAATAACATTAGCTTTGATATCTGTGGAAGTGGTAGTCAGCTTGAAACCTTAAAAGACGCAGTTAAAAACGAGCACCTAGAATCTTCTTTTATTTGTCATGGATTTAGTAATAGACAACAACTAATAGAAAGATTGGGAGAATCCCATATAGTAATAGTTCCAACTTTGAGTAGTTTTATTGAAGGCTACAATCAAGTAGTATTGGAAGGGGTTTTAGCAGGGAGACCTGTGATAACTTCTCAGGTTTGTCCTGCTATCTGGGATGTTAAAGAAGCTGTAGTAGAAGCAGAAATAGATAGTTGGGAAAGTTATAAAGATTGTCTATTAAAACTATACAATCAAAGAGATTTATACGAAGAGAAAAGAAATGCTGCGCTGTCTTTACGAGAACGTTTTTTCGATTCTCCCGAAGTTTTCCAAAATCAGCTTAAAAAAATTATGTTGGAAGTCCAAAAACAAATATCTGATTAAACCTCTATTAATTTTCTACTAAGGAAAACTCCTGCAACTTTTCTAGGGGTACGTATTGAAGAACTGACTCGTGACAAGCTTCAAGAATAATCGGGGGTGCTACCCCCGCTTCTAAAGCTTCTTTCCACCTCAGAACACATAAACACCAGCGATCGCCTGGTTGAAGACCAGGAAAATCATAACCAGGAACAGGGGTAGAGAGATCATTACCTCGTTTTTGACTAAATTCTAGGAATTCAGCGGTTACCTGGGCGCAAACTGTGTGCATTCCATAATCTTCAGGTCCGGTATCACATCTCCCGTTACGATAGAAACCCGTGACAGGAGAGAGACAACAAATCTGTAATTTTGTACCGAGGACGTTTTTAGCTTCCATGATCATTATTTTGATTCACGTTGTTTGATTACAGCGATCGCCGTGGCTACTTTTTCAGGGAAAACGACCACCAAGCCACCCTCTTTTACTATATCTAATCCTGTATTAATCGCCACAGTTTCATCTAGGATAGCTTCATACTTAGCCTCGGGATTTTCAGCGATAATTCCTTTGATAATTAATTCGGCTACTTCTCCTGGTTCACGACCACGGCGATCGTAATCTTCTTTAACGATAATATAGTTAAACATTTGGGCAGAAAGACGACCTAACAGAATCAA comes from Gloeocapsa sp. DLM2.Bin57 and encodes:
- the clpP gene encoding ATP-dependent Clp endopeptidase proteolytic subunit ClpP translates to MIPTVIESSGRGERAFDIYSRLLRERIIFLGEEVNDDLANRIVAQLLFLEAEDPEKDVYLYINSPGGSVSAGLGIFDTMNQIKPDVSTICIGLAASMGAFLLSGGARGKRMSLPNSRIMIHQPLGGAQGQAADIAIQAREILYIKKKLNLYLAHHTNKPLETVEEDTERDYFMSPEQAKEYGLIDQVINRHPSASNPPLVAS
- a CDS encoding alpha-E domain-containing protein, yielding MLSRVADSIYWLNRYIERAENVARFIDVNFNLMLDLPAGIQQQWEPLVTTTGDMSQFQSSYGGGTSENVINFLTFDSEYPNSILSCLNRARENARSIREIISSEMWQEVNNFYHLVNDSAKTSISVNLIDFFTEVKLASHRFAGVMDATMSHNDGWHFGQMGRLIERADKTTRIIDVKYFYLLPSIEWVGTPLDQIQWIALLKSASGYEMYRKSQHRITPNSVAEFLILNREFPRSIYFCLYQTQQSLHQITNTPVGTWSNGSERTLGRICAELGYTTMEDVMEDGLHQFLDKLQTKINTIGKEITETFFKVYDD
- a CDS encoding circularly permuted type 2 ATP-grasp protein, with translation MSLATYDPEDFYDELFLSPGQPRPHAASLIEWIKQLPLEQLYQNRETAQRALYNLGVTFNVYSDNQGIERVFPFDVIPRIIEASEWQWLEKGLKQRIQALNLFLNDIYGEQKIIADGVIPSEIIYSATSYLKPCAGIKPAKGVWCQITGTDLIRHNDGQWYVLEDNLRVPSGISYVLENRRVMKSTFTSIFQTLAIKPIDDYPSHLLDTLLDLAPPHLPSPTVVVMTPGIYNSAYFEHSFLAQQMGVELVEGRDLVVVDGYLQMRTTKGLRRVDVIYRRVDDIFLDPLVFRSDSLLGVPGLMEVYRQGRVALANAPGTGVADDKVVYAYVPEMIRYYLGEDQIIPNVPTYLCWRDQDREYVLSHLDQLVVKSANEAGGYGMLMGKTATPAEREEFAEKIIANPRNYIAQPTLSLSRVPTLISDDQGMTIEGRHVDLRPYILHGGDNIYVHPGGLTRVALQKGSLVVNSSQGGGSKDTWVLNQ
- a CDS encoding DUF1622 domain-containing protein, encoding MEHFFLHGLEGLEASLFLLVRLIKLFLEAIAVFCVFYGLLKTLHTAWQFRRRYHGEIPLIQLRICFGVWLAFALEFQLGSDILATTIAPSFDSLLKLAIISVIRTFLNYFLNQELEKQLEMNKNR
- a CDS encoding bifunctional phosphoribosyl-AMP cyclohydrolase/phosphoribosyl-ATP diphosphatase HisIE, which produces MMSLSLPLDQIRYNEQGLVPAIAQDYLDGTILMLAWMNRASLAKTLDTREAWYWSRSRQELWHKGATSGHLQKVQQIRYDCDSDAILLTVEQVGDIACHTGERSCFHQQETGKSLPPGDVLSELFKVICDRRDHPNENSYTCKLLEGGDNRILKKIGEESAEVVMACKDNESEAIASEVADLLYHTLVAIAYHHVDLREVYKKLHERRQ
- a CDS encoding glycoside hydrolase, with product MSHPLYIAFIWHQHQPLYKNSQGKYLLPWVRLHGTKDYLDLALLLSRYPKLHQTINLVPSLILQLEDYIKGTAFDPYLELTLTPEENLNLKQKEYIIEHFFDANHHTLIDPHPRYSELYYQKQNHGEQWCQENWTKQEYADLLAWHNLAWIDPLFWDDPEIEQWLKQGRNFSLSDRQRIISKQRQILSRIIPQHKQMQERGQLEVTTTPYTHPILPLLADTNSGRVAVMDMTLPENRFQWAEDIPRHLRKAKAMYVDRFGQTPRGLWPSEQSVSPEILPYIAKEGFNWICSDEAVLGWSLKHFFHRDETGNVYEPELLYQPYRLVTPYGDLSIVFRDHRLSDLIGFSYGGMDANHAVGDLIGHLEAIARRIQQRGLQDEPWLVTIALDGENCWEFYQQDGLPFLSTLYERLSQQDNLQLVTVSEFLTKFPPKTIIPSQQLHSGSWVDGSFTTWIGDPVKNKAWDLLTQARQVLAKHPEATEENNPEVWEALYAAEGSDWFWWFGEGHSSNQDAIFDQLFREHLKGIYRSLNEKIPPNLSQPVDTHHQKRDHLPQSFIHPVINGSGDEQDWDKAGRLEVGGARGTMHRSSVIQQLYYGWDHLHFYVRLDFQRGSDLNRDLARELHLLWYYPGIPKQSSPIPLAGVPNQSPLNYLYHHHLGIDLQSQSLWLEEAGNSFSWNPRFTRSYLVVDHCLELAVPWSDIHVQPDYNLELVMILANQGHFQGYLPENQLVKLVVP
- a CDS encoding glycosyltransferase, with the protein product MSTDNQRSLRVFYFTGPGTPIGPYQSWKKGELYPKEFNIPYSTQFYEICQELNCQAYVVGLGEEKHEIIKDDQFTVEHLPKPKVFNKNSGITYYVNEIIYAFILIFKALKFKANLVVGSTPVGLFFISSILNWFKVKVVTQNGCVLISKDEKQTLLSKLNLRLAIKAYQKYIYSCLNHSDDITKQIQQLTEGKHPPLIRFIAKYPRSQFLKIKDPDFDLPTFNVLFIGRIETNKGVFLLLEIAKQLVVEGKNNISFDICGSGSQLETLKDAVKNEHLESSFICHGFSNRQQLIERLGESHIVIVPTLSSFIEGYNQVVLEGVLAGRPVITSQVCPAIWDVKEAVVEAEIDSWESYKDCLLKLYNQRDLYEEKRNAALSLRERFFDSPEVFQNQLKKIMLEVQKQISD
- a CDS encoding DUF2237 domain-containing protein; protein product: MMEAKNVLGTKLQICCLSPVTGFYRNGRCDTGPEDYGMHTVCAQVTAEFLEFSQKRGNDLSTPVPGYDFPGLQPGDRWCLCVLRWKEALEAGVAPPIILEACHESVLQYVPLEKLQEFSLVEN